A window of the Planktothrix tepida PCC 9214 genome harbors these coding sequences:
- a CDS encoding SufS family cysteine desulfurase, giving the protein MMLTQEKTLAEIVRQDFPILHQEINGQPLVYLDNAATSQKPLAVLNAIQEYYQNYNSNVHRGVHVLSAKATDAYEAARVKVAQFINAKSYQEIVYTRNASEAINLVAYSWGLNTLQAGDEIILSVMEHHSNLVPWQMVAQKTGAVIKFVELTETQEFDLEQFKTLISDRTKLVSVVHISNTLGCINPIEEITQIAHEYGAKVLIDGCQSAPHTPLDVQKIDCDWLVASGHKMCAPTGIGFLYGKLEVLEAMPPFFGGGEMIAEVYLDHFTVGELPHKFEAGTPAIGEAIALGAAIDYLMSIGMDKIADYEHELTAYLYERLREIPELKLYGPLPNTQGEGRAALASFSVDGIHANDLSTMLDDAGVAIRSGHHCTQPLHRYLGVNATARASLYFYNTKAEIDAFIVALKDAIAFFKQMMN; this is encoded by the coding sequence ATAATGCTAACTCAAGAAAAAACACTTGCTGAAATTGTTCGTCAAGATTTCCCAATTTTGCATCAGGAAATCAACGGTCAACCCTTAGTTTATTTAGATAATGCCGCTACATCTCAAAAACCCTTAGCGGTCTTAAATGCTATTCAAGAGTATTATCAAAATTATAATTCTAATGTGCATCGGGGAGTTCATGTCTTAAGTGCAAAAGCAACGGATGCCTATGAAGCTGCACGGGTTAAAGTTGCTCAATTTATTAATGCTAAATCCTATCAAGAAATTGTCTATACCCGCAATGCCAGTGAAGCCATTAATTTAGTTGCCTATTCTTGGGGTTTAAATACCTTACAAGCCGGGGATGAAATTATTCTCAGCGTCATGGAACATCATAGTAATTTAGTTCCTTGGCAAATGGTTGCCCAAAAAACCGGGGCTGTGATCAAATTTGTGGAATTAACAGAAACTCAAGAATTCGACTTAGAACAGTTTAAAACCTTAATCTCAGACCGAACAAAATTAGTGTCTGTTGTGCATATTTCTAATACTTTAGGTTGCATTAATCCCATTGAAGAAATTACTCAAATTGCCCATGAATACGGTGCAAAAGTATTAATTGATGGTTGCCAAAGTGCGCCCCATACCCCCTTAGACGTGCAGAAAATTGATTGTGATTGGTTAGTGGCATCCGGTCATAAAATGTGTGCTCCAACGGGGATAGGCTTTTTATACGGCAAATTAGAAGTATTAGAAGCCATGCCACCCTTTTTTGGAGGGGGAGAAATGATTGCTGAGGTGTATTTAGATCATTTTACCGTCGGAGAATTACCCCATAAATTTGAAGCTGGAACTCCAGCCATTGGAGAAGCGATCGCTTTAGGGGCTGCTATTGATTATTTAATGTCAATTGGCATGGATAAAATCGCTGATTATGAACATGAATTAACGGCTTATTTGTATGAAAGATTGCGAGAAATTCCTGAGTTAAAACTCTATGGCCCCCTCCCCAATACTCAGGGAGAAGGAAGAGCCGCCTTAGCGTCTTTTAGTGTGGATGGAATTCATGCCAATGATTTATCAACCATGTTAGATGATGCGGGGGTTGCCATTCGTTCAGGACATCATTGTACCCAACCTTTACATCGTTATTTAGGGGTTAATGCTACCGCCAGAGCGAGTTTGTATTTCTACAATACAAAAGCCGAAATTGATGCGTTTATTGTGGCGTTAAAAGATGCGATCGCATTTTTTAAACAAATGATGAATTAA
- a CDS encoding Uma2 family endonuclease — MTTLVSIPELAQTPQWQPATWEDYLSYVNNRYLETVNITFDQGYLWIDMGNEGINHSNVNDLLSFLFYVWFSREPGVLANSFSGCVIEKPNQRAASPDKVLYIGENSPKWQEGELRRINLEKWRVPDLVGEISDTTLAMDLDEKKQLYAALGIPEYWVIDIRGKRVIAFRLQDNGKYQEITTSIALNGLPIALLELTLEQLEKTNNFNAAFWFSQQISNLQNPS; from the coding sequence ATGACAACTCTAGTTTCTATTCCTGAATTGGCTCAAACTCCTCAATGGCAACCTGCCACTTGGGAAGATTATTTAAGTTATGTTAATAATCGTTATTTAGAAACCGTTAATATTACTTTTGATCAAGGATATTTGTGGATTGATATGGGAAATGAAGGAATTAATCACTCTAATGTGAACGATTTATTGAGTTTTTTATTTTATGTTTGGTTTTCGCGGGAACCTGGGGTATTAGCAAATTCCTTTAGTGGTTGTGTGATCGAAAAACCCAACCAACGGGCTGCTTCACCGGATAAAGTGTTATATATTGGTGAAAATTCTCCCAAATGGCAAGAAGGAGAACTACGCAGAATTAATTTAGAAAAGTGGCGAGTTCCTGATTTAGTTGGGGAAATTTCAGATACGACTTTAGCGATGGATTTAGATGAGAAAAAACAACTTTATGCAGCATTAGGAATTCCTGAATATTGGGTGATTGATATTCGCGGAAAACGGGTGATTGCGTTTCGCTTACAAGACAATGGTAAATACCAGGAAATTACCACGTCCATTGCTTTAAACGGTTTACCCATTGCTTTATTAGAATTAACCTTAGAACAATTAGAAAAAACCAATAATTTTAACGCCGCATTCTGGTTTTCTCAACAAATTTCTAATTTACAAAATCCCTCTTAG
- the sufD gene encoding Fe-S cluster assembly protein SufD codes for MNNSTITEKQEVSYLNHLLEQIQSEVSQPSLQSSLASEVTLQLQNIRDHALTWVKELEIPTRQDEEWRFTDLSSLLEYQFQVAPFVQLQPEAIASLIVPEAEHKRIVFINGIYAPHLSDLQDIPDGVFIGNLAQLPEKLQENLPHYLSQQQGNQDVFATLNTTGFKDVAVVWVEKNKTIETPIHLLFIALPDNRPVINQPRALIVAETGSSSTVIEHYATAEVFGCSDQVKVQPYFTNAVTEIYLEENAEVNHTRLQRGAGTAFHIGKNVVFQGRNSRYTCHAVSLGAKLSRHNLEIYQRGEATETTLNGLTLIGSEQLADTHSAMMLNHQHGTFNQVHKCIIDHKAHGVFNGKVFVPQTAQFTNANQLSRNLLLSSKGRIDTKPQLEIVADNVKCSHGATVSQLEEDEVFYLRSRGLSELMSRHLLIDAFAAEILGKLPSETLKQVLSRCVSCRTEFS; via the coding sequence ATGAACAATAGTACAATCACAGAAAAACAGGAAGTGTCCTATTTAAACCATCTGTTAGAACAAATTCAAAGCGAAGTCTCTCAACCGTCTCTTCAAAGCTCCTTGGCATCGGAAGTTACCCTTCAATTGCAAAATATTCGGGATCATGCCTTAACTTGGGTTAAAGAATTAGAAATCCCTACCAGACAAGATGAAGAATGGCGGTTTACCGATTTATCTTCGTTATTAGAATATCAATTTCAAGTCGCTCCTTTTGTTCAATTACAACCCGAAGCGATCGCCTCTTTAATTGTACCGGAAGCCGAACACAAACGGATTGTCTTTATTAATGGGATTTATGCTCCCCATCTTTCCGATCTTCAAGACATTCCCGACGGGGTTTTTATTGGAAATTTAGCACAACTTCCTGAAAAATTACAAGAAAATCTTCCCCATTATCTCAGCCAACAACAAGGAAACCAAGACGTTTTTGCTACTCTTAATACCACTGGGTTTAAGGATGTTGCTGTTGTTTGGGTTGAAAAGAATAAAACAATTGAAACCCCGATTCATTTATTATTCATCGCCTTACCGGATAACCGCCCGGTGATCAATCAACCCAGAGCATTAATTGTAGCAGAAACAGGAAGTTCATCTACTGTTATTGAACATTATGCAACCGCCGAAGTATTCGGATGTTCTGATCAGGTAAAAGTTCAACCCTATTTTACCAATGCCGTAACTGAAATTTACCTCGAAGAAAATGCCGAAGTCAACCATACAAGGCTACAACGGGGAGCAGGCACAGCATTTCATATTGGTAAAAATGTTGTTTTCCAAGGTCGAAATAGTCGCTATACTTGCCATGCTGTGAGTTTAGGTGCTAAACTATCCCGCCATAATTTAGAGATTTATCAACGGGGAGAAGCAACGGAAACGACGCTCAACGGATTAACATTAATTGGCAGTGAACAGTTGGCTGATACCCACAGTGCCATGATGCTTAATCATCAACATGGGACATTTAATCAAGTCCATAAATGTATTATAGATCACAAAGCACATGGCGTTTTTAATGGTAAAGTCTTTGTGCCACAAACGGCACAGTTCACCAATGCTAATCAACTGAGTCGGAATTTATTGCTATCTTCAAAAGGAAGAATAGACACCAAACCTCAGTTAGAAATTGTGGCAGATAATGTCAAATGTTCCCATGGTGCAACCGTCAGTCAATTAGAAGAAGATGAAGTCTTCTATTTACGCAGTCGGGGGTTAAGTGAACTGATGAGTCGTCATCTGTTAATTGATGCTTTCGCGGCAGAAATTCTAGGCAAATTACCATCCGAAACGTTAAAACAGGTCTTATCCCGTTGCGTTTCTTGTCGCACTGAGTTTAGTTAA
- a CDS encoding metal ABC transporter ATP-binding protein codes for MILLPKFTFIPVSNSHDLSPNPYRKNEVIRLNQVWAGYDPHEPILEEINLTVHELDFLGLIGPNGGGKTTLIKVLLGLLKPLKGEVKIMGHSVIQGRRYLGYVPQILEFDRNFPVRVDEVVRMGRLGKGSLFRPYTKKDEEIVIQALEKVEMLDLRNRPIGELSGGQRQRVYIARALASEPQILLLDEPTASVDPKMCSSIYELLLKLNEYITIVMITHDINTMSSYVKTIGCLNRRFHYHGKQQITPKMLEQTYQNIGNREQGIGNRE; via the coding sequence ATGATTTTACTTCCTAAATTTACCTTTATACCCGTGTCAAATTCTCACGATTTATCCCCAAACCCTTATCGAAAAAACGAAGTGATTCGTTTAAACCAAGTTTGGGCGGGTTATGATCCCCATGAACCGATTTTAGAAGAGATTAACTTAACGGTTCATGAATTAGATTTTTTAGGATTAATCGGCCCTAATGGAGGCGGGAAAACCACGTTAATTAAAGTGCTTTTAGGGTTACTTAAACCGTTAAAAGGAGAGGTTAAAATTATGGGTCATTCTGTAATTCAAGGACGGCGTTATTTAGGGTATGTCCCTCAAATTTTAGAGTTTGATCGCAATTTTCCCGTCCGGGTGGATGAAGTAGTGAGAATGGGACGCTTAGGAAAAGGTTCTTTATTCCGACCCTATACAAAAAAAGATGAAGAAATTGTGATTCAGGCTTTAGAAAAAGTGGAAATGTTAGACTTACGAAATCGCCCCATTGGAGAATTATCGGGAGGACAACGACAACGGGTTTACATTGCGAGAGCCTTAGCCAGTGAACCGCAAATTTTACTCCTAGATGAACCCACCGCCAGCGTTGACCCGAAAATGTGCAGTAGTATTTATGAGTTATTATTAAAATTAAATGAATATATCACGATTGTAATGATTACTCATGATATTAATACGATGTCTTCGTATGTCAAAACCATCGGATGTTTAAATCGTCGTTTCCACTATCACGGAAAACAACAGATTACCCCGAAAATGTTAGAACAAACTTATCAAAATATAGGGAACAGGGAACAGGGAATAGGGAATAGGGAATAG
- a CDS encoding metal ABC transporter solute-binding protein, Zn/Mn family — MRLWVYPPIVILLLGIGLISGCNRISTPKDLAENNPSPATKTSTETANSVMDITVSIMPQKYFVEKIGGKNVRVNVMIPPGVDLHNYEPKPQQLQALNDAEAYITIGVSFETAWMDRIKAANQTMLIVDSTQGIKRITMVEHQHDEKNKSSVEETLDPHVWLSPQLVKIQAQNIYNGLVKIDPKHQAEYQANLNQFLTEIDQLNQQISQNLTPLKNRKFMVFHPAWGYFAKDYNLEQEAIEVGGQEPSAAELADLISEAKKENIKIIFTQPEFSPRSAETLAKEIGGKVVMISDLDENWSDNLLKVSENLSQSLNP, encoded by the coding sequence ATGAGGTTGTGGGTTTATCCCCCAATAGTAATTCTATTATTAGGCATCGGTTTAATCAGTGGGTGTAACAGGATTTCTACACCTAAAGATTTGGCTGAAAATAACCCTTCACCCGCAACCAAAACATCAACGGAAACCGCTAATTCTGTAATGGATATTACGGTTAGTATTATGCCCCAAAAATATTTTGTAGAAAAAATTGGCGGTAAGAATGTTCGAGTGAATGTGATGATTCCGCCAGGGGTGGATTTACATAATTATGAACCCAAACCTCAACAATTACAAGCATTAAATGATGCCGAAGCTTATATAACCATTGGTGTTTCCTTTGAAACAGCTTGGATGGATCGAATTAAAGCCGCTAATCAAACAATGTTAATCGTTGATTCAACTCAAGGAATTAAGCGGATTACAATGGTGGAACATCAGCACGATGAAAAAAATAAGTCTTCAGTAGAAGAAACCTTAGATCCTCATGTGTGGTTATCTCCTCAATTAGTTAAAATTCAAGCTCAAAATATTTATAATGGATTAGTTAAAATTGATCCTAAACATCAAGCTGAATATCAAGCCAACTTAAATCAGTTTCTCACAGAAATTGATCAACTGAATCAACAAATTAGCCAAAACTTAACTCCCCTCAAAAATCGAAAGTTTATGGTCTTTCATCCCGCTTGGGGTTATTTTGCTAAGGATTATAACTTAGAACAGGAAGCCATTGAAGTGGGAGGACAAGAACCGAGTGCTGCGGAGTTAGCAGATTTAATTTCTGAGGCTAAAAAAGAAAACATTAAGATTATTTTTACCCAACCTGAATTTAGCCCTCGTTCTGCGGAAACATTAGCTAAAGAAATCGGGGGTAAAGTCGTTATGATTAGTGATTTAGATGAAAATTGGTCTGATAATTTATTAAAAGTTTCAGAAAATTTATCTCAAAGTTTAAACCCCTAA
- a CDS encoding Tab2/Atab2 family RNA-binding protein, with protein sequence MKSTIWELDFYSRPLRDEEGKKVWEVLICETPVNIEDRAETMFRYTQFCPSNQVNSIWLKEALETAIAQAPTSPSRIRFFRRPMANMISKSCKELAIPAYASRRTYALYQWLQERMEKLYPTLENYQEGANPSVQFVPSQPQPLPDALRGDKWAFVTLEASAFSDMSEWDISFGEAFGLSMVGLAPETLIPGFIIYSSRATPLAAWMSGLELAYLRLDSGSRPSLLLETGESESWILANLPDAKTQEEAKNFELTKEKAKNVHFLAVQSDPNSESFAGFWLLQELKF encoded by the coding sequence ATGAAATCAACTATTTGGGAACTCGATTTTTATAGTCGCCCCCTGCGGGACGAAGAAGGTAAAAAAGTTTGGGAAGTCTTAATCTGTGAAACCCCGGTCAATATTGAAGATCGCGCTGAAACCATGTTTCGCTACACCCAGTTTTGTCCCAGTAACCAAGTTAACTCAATTTGGTTAAAAGAAGCACTTGAAACGGCGATCGCCCAAGCCCCTACCTCCCCCTCTCGCATTCGCTTTTTCCGCCGTCCCATGGCGAATATGATTTCCAAATCTTGTAAAGAATTAGCCATTCCTGCCTATGCGAGTCGGCGTACCTATGCCCTTTATCAATGGTTACAGGAACGGATGGAAAAATTGTATCCGACTTTAGAAAATTATCAAGAAGGTGCTAATCCTTCCGTTCAGTTTGTTCCATCTCAACCTCAACCCCTTCCTGATGCTTTGCGGGGGGATAAATGGGCATTTGTAACCTTAGAAGCTAGTGCTTTTTCTGATATGTCAGAATGGGATATTAGTTTTGGGGAAGCCTTCGGATTATCGATGGTGGGTTTAGCACCAGAAACCTTGATTCCAGGGTTCATTATTTACTCCTCTAGGGCGACTCCTTTAGCTGCTTGGATGTCAGGATTAGAATTAGCATATTTACGATTAGATAGCGGTTCTCGTCCGAGTTTATTATTAGAAACAGGGGAAAGTGAAAGCTGGATTTTAGCTAATTTACCCGATGCTAAAACCCAAGAGGAAGCTAAAAATTTTGAACTCACCAAAGAAAAGGCAAAAAATGTACATTTTCTAGCCGTTCAATCTGATCCCAATTCGGAATCCTTCGCCGGATTTTGGCTATTACAAGAACTAAAATTCTAA
- a CDS encoding heavy metal translocating P-type ATPase, whose product MNQRSNSLVSVRDFFQHYPEAIAAIVCAILVFMGWVCLQFGWVGFAFLVLPIAYVIGGYESAKDGLTTLLKEKQFDVDLLMIVAALGAAILGVWKKDYFLMIDGGILILIFAISGALESIAMQQTERNIHKLMELTPDTATVIEDQKEQKIPINKLKIGDIILVKPGERIPTDAVIISGNSTLNQAPITGESIPVDKTVGDEVFAGTLNGNGALQLKVHQPPESSLIQRVIQLVEQAQTDAPPSQQWMEKFERSYAKIIVLMGLALGILPPLFLGWDWETTIYRALIFLVVASPCALMASIMPALLSGIATGARHGILFKNGAQLEKIGRIKAIAFDKTGTLTTGKLTVVDIIPVTGILESELLQLAVAVESVSEHPIGQAIAKFALAKNIPRITAVNVATQIGEGIIGKVDDDQIFIGKLEWIDQHNIEVNPELIEISDHLETDGKTVVWIAKNQQTLGLIAVADTVRLEAKTLIKNLKKFGIEQVVMLTGDHQRTADSVAKQLNIDLVYANLLPEDKLTIVRQLKTRYQGVAMVGDGINDAPALALADVGIAMGGAGNDVALETADIVLMTDQLGKILKAIKLGRRANRIIKQNIAFALSFIVILLISNFFGSINMPIGVIGHEGSTVLVTLSGLRLLKS is encoded by the coding sequence ATGAATCAACGTTCTAATTCCCTAGTCTCTGTGCGGGACTTTTTCCAGCACTATCCTGAAGCGATTGCGGCGATAGTTTGCGCCATTTTGGTCTTCATGGGTTGGGTCTGCTTACAATTCGGCTGGGTCGGATTTGCATTTTTAGTGTTACCCATTGCCTATGTAATTGGGGGTTATGAAAGTGCCAAAGATGGGTTAACAACCCTGCTTAAAGAAAAACAATTTGATGTCGATTTATTAATGATTGTTGCTGCTTTAGGAGCCGCTATTTTAGGAGTTTGGAAAAAAGATTATTTCTTAATGATTGATGGGGGAATTTTAATCTTAATTTTTGCGATTAGTGGTGCCTTAGAAAGTATTGCAATGCAGCAAACAGAACGCAATATCCATAAATTGATGGAATTAACACCGGATACCGCTACCGTTATTGAGGATCAAAAAGAACAAAAAATCCCCATTAATAAATTAAAAATTGGAGATATTATTTTAGTAAAACCGGGAGAACGAATTCCCACCGATGCTGTTATTATATCTGGAAATAGTACCCTTAATCAAGCACCCATTACCGGAGAATCTATTCCCGTTGATAAAACCGTTGGAGATGAAGTGTTTGCGGGAACTTTAAATGGAAATGGAGCACTACAATTAAAGGTTCATCAACCTCCTGAAAGCAGTTTAATTCAACGGGTGATTCAGTTAGTAGAACAAGCCCAAACCGATGCTCCTCCCTCTCAGCAATGGATGGAAAAATTTGAACGAAGTTATGCTAAAATTATTGTTTTAATGGGTCTAGCATTAGGAATTTTACCTCCTTTATTCCTGGGATGGGATTGGGAAACCACGATTTATCGCGCCTTAATTTTTTTAGTTGTGGCTTCTCCCTGTGCCTTAATGGCTTCTATTATGCCCGCCTTATTATCAGGAATTGCTACGGGGGCAAGACATGGAATTTTATTTAAAAATGGGGCGCAATTAGAAAAAATTGGACGAATAAAAGCCATCGCCTTTGATAAAACCGGAACCTTAACAACTGGAAAATTAACGGTTGTCGATATTATTCCAGTTACAGGGATTTTAGAAAGTGAATTATTGCAATTAGCAGTAGCAGTAGAATCCGTTTCAGAACATCCCATCGGACAAGCCATTGCTAAATTTGCCTTGGCAAAAAATATTCCTCGAATTACCGCCGTTAATGTCGCCACTCAAATCGGGGAAGGGATTATTGGAAAAGTGGATGATGACCAGATTTTTATCGGCAAATTAGAATGGATTGATCAACATAATATTGAAGTTAATCCTGAGTTAATAGAAATTAGTGATCATTTAGAAACCGATGGAAAAACAGTGGTTTGGATTGCTAAAAACCAGCAAACTTTAGGGTTAATTGCGGTAGCTGATACCGTGCGCTTAGAGGCAAAAACCTTAATTAAAAATTTGAAAAAATTTGGTATTGAACAAGTTGTTATGCTGACAGGAGATCATCAAAGAACCGCAGATAGTGTGGCAAAACAATTGAATATTGATTTGGTTTATGCTAACTTATTACCAGAGGATAAATTAACCATTGTTCGACAATTAAAAACCCGTTATCAAGGGGTGGCAATGGTGGGAGATGGCATTAATGATGCTCCAGCATTAGCCTTAGCAGATGTGGGCATTGCGATGGGGGGGGCGGGAAATGATGTAGCCTTAGAAACGGCCGATATTGTGTTAATGACAGATCAATTGGGTAAAATATTAAAAGCGATTAAACTGGGTCGTCGGGCTAACCGTATTATTAAACAAAATATTGCCTTTGCACTTTCATTTATTGTAATTTTATTAATTTCTAACTTTTTCGGTTCTATTAATATGCCAATTGGGGTGATTGGACATGAAGGATCAACGGTATTAGTCACATTAAGTGGTTTACGGTTATTAAAAAGTTAA